The Fusarium musae strain F31 chromosome 10, whole genome shotgun sequence genome window below encodes:
- a CDS encoding hypothetical protein (EggNog:ENOG41), whose translation MKSVVFKGVKQVAFEDRPKPTIQDPKDIIVKVKYTALCGSELHVFRGHQPSGTGFIMGHEFIGTVDEVGSAITKLQPGDAIVSPFTVSCGECFFCKHGFSSRCDKSLLFGTVPLDGAQAEYVRIPYAESTVVKAPEEIDDLKLCLMADIFPTGCYAASNGLKDLSKEQVEDSIIVLIGCGPVGICALIAALEYKPKAILAVDGIEARLSLAKSLGAEPWNYLTQKDELEKRVKELSDGRGADVIIEVVGHSSALDMGFKLLRPWGIISSVGVHNGEIPWTGNQAYGKNLTIKMGRCPVRSIFEDSLKLLAKKQHLLDFMTATVMPLSNALEGYELFDSMKVQKVIFDAEK comes from the exons ATGAAGTCCGTCGTCTTCAAAGGGGTCAAGCAAGTTGCCTTTGAGGACCGGCCAAAACCTACCATCCAAGACCCCAaggacatcatcgtcaaagtGAAGTACACAGCTTTGTGCGGAAG CGAGCTTCATGTCTTTCGCGGGCATCAACCTTCCGGAACcggcttcatcatgggccATGAATTTATTGGCACCGTCGATGAGGTTGGCTCTGCTATTACCAAGCTTCAGCCTGGTGACGCGATCGTCAGCCCCTTCACCGTGAGCTGCGGGGAGTGCTTCTTCTGCAAGCACGGATTCTCATCACGATGTGACAAAAGCCTACTCTTCGGCACCGTTCCCCTTGATGGAGCACAGGCTGAGTATGTGAGAATTCCGTATGCTGAAAGTACTGTCGTAAAGGCTCCCGAAGAGATTGACGACTTGAAACTATGCCTCATGGCGGACATATTTCCAACTGGCTGCTATGCTGCATCAAATGGTCTGAAGGATCTAAGTAAAGAGCAGGTCGAGGATAGTATTATTGTTCTGATCGGTTGCGGACCAGTGGGTATTTGTGCGCTCATCGCCGCGCTAGAGTATAAGCCCAAGGCAATTCTCGCAGTGGACGGTATCGAGGCTAGACTGTCGCTTGCCAAGAGTCTTGGTGCCGAACCATGGAACTACCTCACACAGAAAGATGAGCTGGAAAAGCGAGTCAAGGAATTGAGTGACGGTCGTGGCGCCGATGTGATCATTGAGGTTGTTGGACATAGCTCGGCTCTAGATATGggcttcaagcttcttcgGCCCTGGGGAATTATTTCCAGTGTTGGTGTTCATAATGGAGAAATTCCGTGGACTGGGAATCAGGCCTACGGAAAGAACCTCACTATCAAGATGGGCAGATGCCCGGTCAGGA GTATCTTCGAGGATTCTTTGAAGCTGCTTGCTAAGAAACAACATCTCCTGGA TTTTATGACCGCGACGGTAATGCCACTGAGCAACGCTCTCGAAGGCTACGAGCTGTTTGACTCGATGAAGGTTCAGAAGGTCATATTCGATGCGGAGAAATAA
- a CDS encoding hypothetical protein (EggNog:ENOG41) translates to MSAQDSSLRETNWPTLASYVSTHNDTYPFIDPLKADLTGKSVFITGASKGIGKATAIRFAMAGCSKIILAARSGMADVEAAVIDAAKKVNRPRPLIHSVKLDITSEESVKAAAETAQEILDGSLDIVINNAGCLEEWKPIAESDPSEWWWTWEVTMKGTYLSARYFIPLLLKSSTKTIINISSVGAQIIVPGASAYQTSKFALCRFTEFIDKEYYEQGLVAISIHPGGIKTELALNMPPAMHSHLNDTAELAADTMVWLSCERRDWLSGRFITVNWDMEELEKKKKDILEGNLFKFRMKI, encoded by the coding sequence ATGTCAGCTCAGGATTCCTCTCTGCGTGAGACCAACTGGCCCACTCTGGCCAGCTACGTCTCTACACACAACGACACTTATCCTTTCATCGATCCGTTGAAAGCCGACCTAACAGGCAAATCAGTCTTCATCACTGGCGCCTCCAAAGGGATCGGAAAAGCGACCGCGATTCGCTTCGCCATGGCAGGCTGTTCCAAAATCATCCTCGCCGCCCGCTCTGGCATGGCGGATGTTGAAGCGGCTGTCATagatgctgccaagaaggtcaatcGGCCCCGACCTCTCATTCATTCCGTCAAGCTGGATATCACATCAGAGGAGTCCGTGAAAGCTGCTGCAGAAACAGCGCAGGAGATACTCGATGGCAGCCTAGACATCGTGATCAACAACGCAGGCTGTCTTGAGGAGTGGAAGCCCATCGCTGAGTCTGACCCGTCGGAGTGGTGGTGGACCTGGGAGGTCACCATGAAGGGCACTTACCTCTCTGCCCGTTATTTTATCCCACTGCTTCTCAAATCATCAACCAAAACTATCATCAATATCAGCAGTGTCGGCGCACAAATCATCGTTCCCGGGGCGTCAGCATACCAGACGAGCAAGTTCGCTCTGTGCCGATTTACTGAGTTCATCGACAAGGAATATTACGAGCAGGGATTGGTCGCCATATCGATTCATCCGGGCGGGATCAAAACTGAGCTGGCTTTGAACATGCCCCCTGCGATGCATTCTCATTTAAATGATACGGCGGAGTTGGCTGCTGACACGATGGTTTGGTTATCTTGTGAGAGGCGGGACTGGCTGTCGGGGCGATTTATTACGGTCAATTGGGATAtggaggaacttgagaagaagaagaaggacatcCTTGAAGGAAACTTGTTTAAGTTCCGTATGAAGATCTAA
- a CDS encoding hypothetical protein (EggNog:ENOG41) — translation MKMFRLSALLALSLGGLSLAREYGQWGVYVYSDRNCEHQLGQWRDDQLPECISLDGYPDVLGIRTDIQHLGPVECGWNVVTFDNPTCSGEGRDIRLNDVCVDTPFFGDFKKPVKSFIVGKFPLCD, via the coding sequence ATGAAGATGTTCCGTCTTTCCGCACTCCTCGCCCTGTCCCTCGGCGGCCTATCACTTGCCAGAGAGTATGGACAGTGGGGTGTCTATGTATACAGCGACCGAAACTGCGAGCACCAGCTTGGCCAGTGGCGAGATGATCAGCTGCCAGAATGCATCAGCCTCGACGGCTATCCCGATGTTCTCGGCATCAGAACCGACATCCAGCACCTGGGCCCTGTCGAATGCGGGTGGAATGTCGTGACTTTTGATAATCCCACTTGCAGTGGCGAGGGTAGAGATATTAGACTGAATGACGTCTGCGTTGACACCCCGTTCTTTGGAGATTTCAAGAAGCCtgtcaagagcttcatcGTTGGCAAATTTCCCCTTTGCGACTAG
- a CDS encoding hypothetical protein (EggNog:ENOG41) has translation MSEIIKETMDEVWQIRRGTELAPGGRKNPDNFHHYRKWGFTIYRTYYGKESDKHWKTLLYSLRHQTKLAFGAFEDDGETDQDDMRRVQELFHLDHRDDPSKLDGLDVRGLREFCNAEKLQETEVVEKANRKLRVSTRPPENRAMADYLFDYVLLADEAVLKNVENGEFIVKAVSLSWDGHSGWGWVRIPTGYLLDLWTFLMWNKYRTEFCISFRGSEAELANSIWPGDVGLDGTGRYSEIRRRKFYSNQQDDMY, from the coding sequence ATGTCTGAAATCATCAAAGAAACGATGGATGAGGTTTGGCAGATTCGGCGCGGAACCGAGCTGGCACCTGGTGGGAGAAAGAACCCCGACAACTTCCACCACTACCGCAAATGGGGCTTCACCATCTACCGCACTTACTATGGTAAAGAGTCTGATAAACATTGGAAAACCCTTTTATACTCCTTGAGGCATCAGACTAAGCTGGCATTCGGAGCCTTCGAGGACGACGGGGAAACAGACCAAGATGATATGCGACGGGTTCAGGAGTTATTTCATCTCGACCACCGAGATGATCCGTCCAAGCTAGATGGTCTCGATGTTCGAGGTCTCCGGGAATTCTGCAACGCCGAAAAGCTCCAAGAGACTGAAGTTGTAGAGAAAGCCAATCGGAAACTTCGCGTGAGCACGAGGCCCCCCGAGAATCGAGCTATGGCAGACTATCTATTCGACTATGTTTTGCTCGCCGATGAGGCTGTTTTGAAAAATGTAGAAAACGGTGAATTCATTGTCAAGGCTGTCTCATTGTCGTGGGATGGTCACTCGGGATGGGGATGGGTGAGGATCCCAACGGGCTATTTGTTAGACTTGTGGACATTTTTGATGTGGAACAAATACCGGACTGAGTTCTGTATTAGCTTCCGTGGATCTGAAGCAGAACTTGCGAACAGTATCTGGCCTGGGGATGTGGGACTTGACGGTACTGGGCGTTATTCAGAAATTCGTCGAAGGAAGTTCTACAGTAACCAACAGGATGACATGTATTAA
- a CDS encoding hypothetical protein (EggNog:ENOG41) → MSSSTDTKEKPPYCRFTEDPNAKYKSQGLERLCPVPMTMLHSDGSILYETVYFELLYEIVVQNDTNALQKYLTIAPWAISLEPVSANDLWAVPDRHLFPDECNCDIVVDINYCMSAASRGSLGVLKILLNHCTKGKDPDMKIRIDPEQGLLLNEAAHHGQVDIVRFLLDNQPRYASIYERDQNDHTALLSAASAYNIDLPTSAQEGLPGPAESEAIINLLLDRGASASDVSYGDGKLHNTVLTLAAEWAGSQLLKRLIDDGANIYTKVTRFEWEHKFWNIPDSNFEVNALYVACTYGNFEAVKTLIDCRGADVDILDVLWQRDSRGSLPFHWVTQCSLPKESFGYSKAAVLDKARSITNIIELFLDLDPTVINIADNDGNTPLHYATRSPSRYDKMYTPIIQLLCARGGDARIQNTEGQTPLHTVFRPEDGDDYRVYYRKKNPINTATVETLLAHGASPTDIDMAGDTPLHIAAANLEWADVVLLLLAHGADPALPNLNGQTALHRAAAGTYLGLNKDYKSPERIKAQEDMLSRLVKAGGVDLMDLADLEGLDPREICDKTRQGWKELDGPPKQTGNRRGPRMHKI, encoded by the coding sequence ATGTCTTCGTCTACCGACACAAAAGAAAAGCCCCCTTATTGTCGTTTCACTGAAGACCCAAACGCCAAGTACAAAAGTCAAGGACTTGAGAGACTTTGTCCAGTGCCCATGACGATGCTTCATTCGGATGGTTCAATCTTATATGAGACTGTATACTTTGAACTCTTGTATGAGATCGTTGTGCAGAATGATACCAATGCTCTTCAGAAATATCTCACGATTGCACCTTGGGCTATCTCGTTGGAGCCGGTTTCCGCAAACGATTTATGGGCCGTCCCAGACAGACATCTGTTTCCAGACGAATGCAACTGTGACATTGTCGTAGACATAAACTACTGCATGTCAGCAGCCTCTCGGGGAAGTCTTGGTGTGCTTAAGATTCTTCTGAATCACTGCACGAAGGGCAAGGATCCAGATATGAAAATCAGAATCGATCCTGAACAAGGTCTGTTATTGAACGAAGCCGCCCACCATGGCCAGGTCGATATAGTCCGATTTCTACTCGATAACCAACCACGATACGCCAGCATCTATGAACGCGACCAGAACGATCATACTGCATTACTATCAGCTGCGTCGGCCTATAATATCGATTTGCCTACTTCTGCACAAGAGGGACTACCTGGACCTGCGGAAAGCGAGGCAATCATAAATCTGCTATTAGACCGAGGTGCCTCCGCGTCTGATGTGTCATACGGAGATGGAAAACTTCACAACACAGTCCTGACTTTGGCTGCGGAGTGGGCAGGCTCACAGTTGCTCAAAAGGCTCATCGACGATGGTGCCAATATTTACACTAAGGTGACAAGATTTGAATGGGAGCACAAATTTTGGAACATACCTGACAGCAACTTCGAAGTCAATGCACTATATGTTGCTTGCACTTACGGAAACTTcgaagctgtcaagactcTTATTGATTGTCGGGGTGCTGATGTGGATATCCTGGATGTTCTTTGGCAACGCGACAGTCGTGGAAGTCTTCCTTTCCATTGGGTGACTCAATGCTCCTTGCCAAAGGAGAGCTTTGGATACTCAAAAGCGGCTGTTCTCGATAAAGCACGGAGCATTACAAATATTATTGAATTATTCTTGGACCTGGACCCAACCGTTATCAACATCGCCGATAACGATGGAAATACACCTTTACACTACGCCACCCGGTCACCAAGTCGATACGATAAGATGTACACTCCTATAATCCAGCTCCTTTGCGCCAGGGGCGGCGATGCAAGGATACAGAACACAGAAGGTCAAACACCTCTGCATACCGTATTCCGTCccgaggatggtgatgactATAGAGTATACTATCGCAAAAAGAATCCCATAAACACAGCTACAGTAGAAACTTTGCTCGCCCATGGTGCATCTCCAACCGACATCGATATGGCCGGTGATACGCCACTGCATATCGCAGCGGCGAACCTAGAATGGGCCGATGTCGTGttacttcttcttgctcaCGGCGCTGACCCTGCGCTACCGAACTTGAACGGGCAGACAGCCCTTCAccgagctgctgctggtacCTACTTGGGACTCAACAAGGATTACAAGTCGCCGGAAAGAATTAAGGCGCAGGAGGATATGTTATCAAGACTGGTAAAGGCTGGAGGGGTGGATTTGATGGACTTGGCAGACTTGGAGGGACTGGACCCAAGAGAAATATGTGACAAGACGAGGCAGGGATGGAAAGAGTTGGATGGCCCGCCAAAGCAAACTGGAAATCGAAGAGGACCAAGGATGCATAAGATTTAG
- a CDS encoding hypothetical protein (EggNog:ENOG41) has product MAEISEILDFLWKPPRQSGTVKGPPINRFRPENFHYYQNWGFTIYRTYYGTESDKHWETLLEVLSQQTLLSVGYHENERLWKMDRNCYMGPYKDKAKYVASLETFKSLFRLVPREDQLLLKDLDIKGLREVCQQEHPEAEKRVAGASFCFVLVADKAVLEGIARQDFVVKALGYDWEGRIEHGGWGWVRLRTGRLLELWEALLLSQVMDTNKYYSLGFEGPEKDLETYLWIGDMSMPPLRDCSEAQVADPLSVSMKIQCYFLANHYVHN; this is encoded by the exons ATGGCCGAGATTTCAGAGATCTTAGACTTCCTATGGAAGCCCCCGCGACAGTCTGGCACTGTGAAAGGCCCTCCAATTAACAGATTCCGCCCGGAGAATTTCCACTACTACCAAAACTGGGGATTCACGATTTACCGTACATATTACGGCACCGAATCTGACAAGCACTGGGAGACTCTGCTTGAAGTCCTTAGCCAGCAAACCCTGTTGTCTGTTGGGTATCACGAGAATGAACGACTTTGGAAGATGGACAGAAATTGCTATATGGGcccttataaagataaagccAAGTATGTGGCCTCACTGGAGACTTTCAAGAGCCTATTTCGACTGGTTCCCAGAGAGGATCAGTTGCTGTTGAAAGACCTCGATATTAAGGGTCTACGGGAGGTTTGTCAACAAGAACACCCCGAAGCAGAGAAGAGGGTGGCAGGCGCGTCATTCTGTTTCGTACTGGTCGCCGATAAGGCAGTACTTGAGGGTATCGCGCGGCAGGATTTTGTAGTCAAGGCACTTGGCTATGACTGGGAAGGTCGTATCGAACACGGTGGCTGGGGTTGGGTCAGGCTGCGAACAGGCCGCTTGCTTGAGCTATGGGAAGCACTGCTGCTTTCACAGGTGATGGACACCAACAAGTATTATTCTCTGGGGTTTGAAGGCCCAGAGAAGGACTTGGAAACCTACCTCTGGATTGGAGACATGTCTATGCCTCCCTTGCGTGATTGCTCTGAGGCTCAGGTGGCTGATCCATTGAGTGTATCT ATGAAGATTCAATGTTACTTCCTTGCAAATCATTATGTCCATAACTAA
- a CDS encoding hypothetical protein (CAZy:CBM50~EggNog:ENOG41) → MHLSYLLVQGLLAVSAGASRHRRVRRQKGPTDPGIPSDCTYWETVEADGQDCTYLEDLWELEHATFVEYNPSVKDDCSGIQLGHSYCVEVNNGFPRDDDPPKVTGTRGTGPEPTQATKPSPTQDGLIDTCTSFYEAKKGDTCNKIIAQYKTFDFDDFFKWNPAVDKDCSGIWANTWYCVGVPGTPTSPPTKTIVTTTKPTGAPKPSQTQEGLIESCTAFHMAEKGDTCARIVSKFGTFDFDTFYKWNPAVGKDCSGIWASYYYCVGVPGTATVKPSATTPKPTATGGIETPSPIQEGLVKNCNKFHQITSTTTCSSIESYYKLPLAQFLAWNPAVGKDCTSLWKGYWVCISVEGYRPTTTTTAKPTITKPANGITTPSPIQDGMVKNCEKFHQIKSTTTCTSIENYYNLPLSTFLSWNPAVGKDCTSLLVNYWVCVATVGWKPPTKTTTKAATTTKGSSNGIKTPPPVQPGMVSNCNKFHMVQKTTTCDSIQNYYKISLADFVKWNPAVGSKCTGLWADYNVCVGVIGGTPTKPDNGVKTPSPIQPGMVSNCKKFHQVASTTTCDSIQKYYKITMAQLAKWNPAVGTKCTALWAKYWVCVGV, encoded by the exons ATGCATCTTTCCTATTTGCTTGTCCAAGGGCTCTTGGCTGTTTCTGCGGGAGCATCTCGACACCGAAGAGTCCGCCGACAGAAAGGGCCAACTGATCCAGGTATTCCTTCAGACTGCACCTACTGGGAGACAGTGGAGGCCGACGGTCAGGATTGCACTTACCTTGAGGATCTCTGGGAGTTGGAGCACGCTACATTTGTTGAATAT AACCCTAGTGTCAAGGATGACTGTAGTGGTATTCAACTCGGACACTCGTACTGCGTTGAAGTCAACAATGGGTTCCCTCGTGACGATGATCCTCCCAAGGTGACAGGCACTAGGGGTACCGGGCCCGAGCCTACACAAGCTACCAAGCCCAGTCCTACCCAGGACGGACTCATTGACACTTGCACATCGTTTTACGAAGCCAAAAAGGGAGATACTTGCAACAAGATCATTGCTCAGTACAAGacctttgactttgatgacttcttcaagTGGAACCCGGCAGTCGACAAAGACTGTAGCGGCATCTGGGCCAATACTTGGTACTGCGTCGGTGTTCCTGGAACGCCTACGAGCCCGCCAACCAAGACAATTGTGACTACAACCAAGCCAACTGGAGCACCAAAGCCCAGTCAAACCCAAGAAGGGCTTATTGAGAGCTGCACGGCCTTCCATATGGCTGAGAAGGGCGACACCTGTGCCAGGATTGTGTCAAAGTTTGGCACCTTCGACTTCGACACTTTCTACAAGTGGAATCCGGCAGTGGGCAAAGACTGTAGTGGCATTTGGGCAAGTTACTACTATTGTGTTGGTGTTCCGGGTACCGCTACCGTCAAGCCCTCCGCTACTACACCGAAGCCGACGGCGACTGGAGGAATTGAGACTCCATCTCCCATTCAAGAAGGTTTGGTCAAGAACTGCAACAAGTTTCATCAGATCACTTCGACCACCACTTGCTCCTCCATTGAGTCGTACTATAAGCTACCGCTCGCCCAGTTCCTTGCTTGGAACCCCGCTGTTGGAAAGGACTGCACTTCTCTCTGGAAAGGCTACTGGGTCTGTATCAGTGTTGAAGGCTACAGGCCAACCACTACGACAACAGCCAAGCCCACTATCACCAAGCCTGCGAATGGCATTACAACGCCTTCACCAATTCAAGACGGCATGGTCAAGAACTGCGAGAAGTTCCACCAGATCAAGTCCACTACTACCTGCACCTCCATCGAGAACTACTACAACCTGCCGCTCTCGACCTTCCTCTCATGGAACCCTGCTGTTGGAAAGGACTGCACTTCGCTTCTTGTCAACTACTGGGTATGCGTTGCAACTGTCGGCTGGAAGCCACCTACGAAGACGACTACGAAGGCCGCCACAACAACCAAGGGCTCCTCTAACGGGATCAAGACACCTCCTCCTGTGCAGCCGGGCATGGTAAGCAACTGTAACAAGTTTCATATGGTTCAGAAGACCACGACCTGCGATTCTATCCAAAACTACTATAAGATTTCTTTGGCGGACTTTGTTAAGTGGAATCCTGCAGTTGGGTCGAAATGCACTGGTCTATGGGCAGACTACAATGTCTGCGTCGGGGTTATTGGAGGTACTCCTACCAAGCCAGACAACGGGGTTAAGACGCCCTCGCCGATTCAGCCTGGGATGGTAAGCAACTGTAAGAAATTCCACCAGGTGGCGTCCACAACGACATGCGACTCGATTCAGAAGTATTACAAGATCACTATGGCTCAGTTGGCGAAGTGGAATCCGGCAGTCGGCACTAAATGCACCGCGCTTTGGGCTAAATATTGGGTTTGTGTTGGTGTGTAG
- a CDS encoding hypothetical protein (EggNog:ENOG41) codes for MASILKLAALSLLIGAGAFRIYEAEDLEAYDVSTACVSALSADITCNPYIRSFMQPSYRGSLDNVTFTDQICVGSCSGSLRRWFDSVSKDCEGQTLGSSNAVPMRYGGNIWAGWNETCIKDPKTKKYCNDIIDEFFEPEDGEDMPREELCHICYLRRLAIMQSSQYSIYNEYYKEELERVYKTCGGSGPTEILPPVKPKEKKPEFCLTGEYYTTKGGDTCDSISKAAGVSGALLYMGNQDAIRNCLEVPADLKLCLPTACETYYVKPQDTCFSIERALGIRMDSIYKYNSWVDRDCTNLQVGTEFYGRSVCISPQGSKDTIEAVSEGSTIKHKFSSGNGPAVLRTDPPKDAKVAEGTTLMCGEWHVVGKSDTCNGICKDYGICEDKLMYAINPSLNEKDCDKSLVIGTALCVAPVSGWDASK; via the exons ATGGCTTCAATTCTCAAACTTGCTGccctcagccttctcatcGGTGCAGGTGCTTTCCGCATCTACGAAGCTGAAGACCTCGAGGCTTACGATGTCTCAACAGCGTGTGTCAGCGCCTTGTCTGCTGATATTACCTGCAACCCGTATATCCGCTCATTCATGCAGCCTTCGTACAGAGGGTCGCTGGACAATGTGACGTTCACCGATCAAATCTGTGTCGGAAGCTGTTCTGGATCCCTCCGCAGGTGGTTTGATTCGGTTTCCAAAGACTGCGAAGGCCAGACTCTCGGATCTAGTAACGCAGTTCCTATGCGTTACGGCGGCAACATCTGGGCTGGCTGGAACGAGACTTGTATCAAAgaccccaagaccaagaaatATTGTAATG ATATCATTGATGAGTTCTTTGAGCCAGAAGATGGTGAGGATATGCCCCGTGAGGAGTTATGTCACATCTGCTATCTGAGACGCCTTGCCATCATGCAATCCTCTCAGTACTCTATCTATAATGAGTACTACAAGGAAGAACTCGAGCGTGTCTACAAGACATGCGGTGGTTCGGGGCCTACTGAGATTCTACCTCCTGTGAAgccaaaagagaaaaagccAGAATTCTGCCTGACTGGCGAATACTACACGACCAAGGGGGGCGACACCTGTGACTCTATCTCTAAAGCCGCAGGTGTATCTGGCGCTCTTCTCTACATGGGTAACCAGGATGCAATCCGTAATTGTCTCGAGGTTCCTGCGGATTTGAAGCTTTGTCTTCCAACGGCTTGCGAGACTTATTACGTGAAGCCTCAAGATACGTGCTTCAGTATCGAAAGAGCACTGGGAATCCGCATGGACAGCATCTACAAGTACAACTCATGGGTTGACCGCGATTGCACCAACCTTCAGGTTGGCACTGAGTTCTACGGCAGGTCCGTCTGTATTTCTCCTCAGGGCTCCAAAGACACCATTGAAGCAGTCTCGGAGGGATCTACGATCAAGCACAAGTTCAGCAGTGGAAACGGACCTGCAGTACTACGTACTGATCCACCGAAAGACGCCAAAGTGGCTGAAGGCACGACTCTGATGTGTGGTGAATGGCACGTTGTTGGAAAGTCGGATACTTGCAATGGTATCTGCAAGGACTACGGAATCTGTGAAGACAAACTGATGTATGCCATTAATCCCTCATTGAATGAGAAGGACTGCGATAAGAGTTTGGTAATTGGTACGGCTTTGTGCGTGGCACCTGTTTCTGGTTGGGATGCTTCTAAGTAA